The genomic DNA TCGGGTCATGGAACAAAGAGGACGCAAAGCATGGAGGGAGCTACAGTTTTGGTTTGCCTTCATGCTTATTCTGGATATTATATGGAGCGGAGCTTCTGCACAGATCAGATATTCAGTATCGGAGGAGGTTCAAGATGAAACCGTCGTAGGGAATATAGCTAAGGATTTGGGGCTAGATAAGAGTACACTAAAGGACAGAGGATATCGCATTGTAGCAGGCTCAACTGAACCCCTGTTTCAAGTGAATCAAGATAACGGTATATTGTATGTGAAAAGAAGAATAGACAGAGAGGAGGTGTGCGAACGGACAAGCCCATGTTTGATCAATCTGAAAACCGTGCTAGAAAACCCGCTGGAAATCCATTACGTGGCAGTGGAAATACTGGATATAAATGATCACTCGCCTGTTTTtccagagaaagagaagaggctTGAGATCTCTGAGTCGGCCTTACCAGGAGCGAGATTTCAACTACAAGCTGCGCGCGACCCCGACGTAAGCCAGTTCTCCATTCAGCAATATAGGCTCAGCCATAACGAATATTTTAGATTAGAAGTGAAGGATAGAGGCGAGGACCGTAAAGTACCATTTTTAGTTCTGCAGAAGCAGTTAGATAGAGAAACAGTGGGAAGACTTAAGCTACATCTAACAGCCGTTGATGGAGGAAAACCAGTGAAGTCTGGCGCTATAGAAATTATTGTGGATGTACTTGATGTTAATGACAACTCCCCGGTGTTTACCAAAGAGTTTTATTCTGCCACACTCAAAGAAAACGTTCCCGTTGGCACTGTGGTGATACAGGTAAATGCAACCGATTTGGACGAGGGTGCAAATAGTGAAATTATATATTCATTTGGTAACGAAGTTGATACAAAATTAATGGATGTCTTTAGTATAGACGAAAACACTGGTGAAATTAAAGTAACCGGTAAGATAGACTTCGAGGAAAGTAAAAGTTATGAAATTGACATTCAGGCGTCCGATAAGGGACCAGTTCCTCTAACAACAGACAAAAGCGTTATGATAAATATTATTGATGTTAATGATAATGCACCTGAGATAGAAGTGACATCATTTTCTAGCTCTATCAAGGAGGATTCAAAGATAGGAACTACAGTGGCTCTGATTAGTGTCAGTGATTTAGACTCTGGAATCAATGGTAAAGTCATTTGCACAATCAGAGAAGAAGTGCCTTTTACTTTATCTCCATCATTACAAGAAAACATGTACGCTGTTGTAACCAGGTCACAGTTGGACAGGGAAAATGTTTCCCAATTTGATGTCACAATTATTGCGAAAGACACAGGTGATCCGTTATTTTCAACTGAAAAGACCATAAGCGTCGTAGTATCAGATGTAAATGACAACAGTCCAGAGTTTTCATCAAGACCCTATGTATTTTATATTACCGAGAACAACAGCCCCGGAGCAACAGTATTTTCAGTAAAAGCTTCTGATCGTGATGAAAGTGATAACGCTCTCATTTCATATCATATTTTCAGAGAAACAAGTGGGGATAATACATTGATCTCATTGTTAAATATCAACTCTGAAACTGGAGATATTTTGGCGCTAAAAAGTTTTGACTTTGAAACACTGAAGACATTCCAGTTCCAAGTTGTTGCCTCAGATTCTGGAACTCCGTCACTAAGCAGCAACGTCACAGTGAACGTGTTCATTCTGGATCAGAACGACAACGCTCCAGTCATCCTGTATCCAGTCAGCTCTAACGGTTCTGCTGAAGGTGTGGAGGAGATTCCCCGCAATGTGAACGCAGGACACTTGGTGACTAAAGTCAGAGCCTATGACGCTGATATAGGATATAACGGCTGGTTActgttttcactgcaggacgTTACTGACCACAGTCTCTTTGGTTTGGACCGCTATACAGGACAGATCAGAACACTTCGCTCATTCACAGAGACAGACGAGGCTGAGCATAAACTGGTCATACTGGTGAAAGACAATGGGAACGTTTCACTCTCAGCAACAGCTACTGTGCTTGTCAAAGTTGTGGAGCCCAAAGAGGCTTTTGCTGCTTCTGATGTTAAAAGTGCAACaaaggatgaggaggagaataATGTGACTTTTTACCTGATGATAACTTTGGGCTCagtttcaacactttttctcaTCAGTATCATCGTGCTGATTGCAATGCAGTGCTCCAAAACCACAGActatacttctaaatatctacaagAGACTAATTATGATGGGACACTGTGTCACAGCATCCAGTACAGATCTGGAGACAAACGGTACATGCTAGTAGGACCCAGAATGAGTATAGGATCTACTATAGTCCCGGGCAGCCATGCGAATACACTAGTGCTCCCTGACAGGAGAGGGGCATCTGGAGAGGTAAGATCAACAGTTTGACTCTTCCTCCTGCATGATTGCTTTCAAGCTGATTTACGTTTTATGCTGATATATGTCTTATGTTGCGTATTGTTAAGGTATTAAACGTATTCAATGATTAGAAATGTTTTCAAGCTGAAAATAGAAATAGTGCCAAATTAAGGGCTACGGATATGCAGGTGGTTACTTTCTCAGTCCTTGGTGCtgattttctttctccctttttttctcaTCAGTTTACGATCATTTCGATGGGCGTCACAAGTTAAAAAGCCTTTCGGGAACAAACTAAATTTGGTcaattgttaaaatggatttgcCATCACTCTATATATGCTTTTTGGATATAGATATACACAGGATAGAGATTTCAGAAATGGATATTAGAGCAGCCGGGGTGCATAATGTATAATTGACAACCTGAGTGTTTGTGGTCATGTCTGTAGATTAATGGGGTCTTCGAAATTCTCTCACTTGCAATGAAAAGAGAGATCGCATGGTGTCAGTGCACGAAAACATAAGTGCTTCACAAGAGCTCATGTCAGCTGCATTGTATGAGACGCCCATTGATGATTTTACTAGTTCAACATAGCACCGTCGTTTGTGAGGTGACGGTTTATCCATTGTAAAATTGTctatatttcatatttattgaGAAGAGAAAAACGACTATACATGCTACTGCGCACGATGCTGTTTTTCTGAtgccattatttttttcatgaagGATTGTTACAATTTTCGTTGATGACCATGGAACAAAGAAAGTGCAAGCCAGGAAGGGTGATACGGCGGTGGCTCTGTTTCGTGGTTGTTGTGCTTTTGTGGAGCGTGGCCTCGGCGCAAATACGATATTCAATTTCTGAGGAAGTCAATGAAGGAACTGCGGTTGGGAATGTTGCAAAAGATCTGGGATTAGACAAAAGCACGTTAAAAGACAGGAAGTATCGGATTGTTTCTAGTGCAACGGATCCTCTTTTCCATGTACATCAGAACGATGGCATCCTGTATGTGAGCCGACAGATTGACAGAGAGGAAGTATGCGAGCGAAGCAGTACATGTTTGCTTAATCTGAAAACAGTGCTCGAAAATCCGCTGGAGGTCCACTATATTGGAGTTGAGATTTTGGATGTAAATGATCACTCTCCAAGCTTCCCAGATGAAGAGAAAAAGTTGGAAATGTCAGAATCTGTGTTAAGTGGAACACGCTTTCAGCTACAAGCCGCACGAGATCCAGACAGTGGCCATTTCTCCGTGCAACAATATAAACTCAGCACAAACGACCACTTCCGTTTGGAAGTTAAGGATAAGGGAGAAGATGGTAAAATACCAATATTAATCGTACAAAAATCTTTAGATAGGGAGTCTGCGGGATGTCACTCATTAGTGCTGACTGCACTGGATGGAGGGAAACCTCCGAAATCTGGCGAGATGAATATTCTAGTAAAAGTTTTAGATGTAAATGATAATGCGCCTGTTTTCTCTAAAGATGTTTATTCTGTGATGCTCGATGAAAACGCTCCAGTAGGTACAACAGTCATACAAGTGAATGCAACGGATTTAGATGACGGACCGAACGGAGAAGTGGTTTACTCATTTAGCAACAGCGTAAATAATAGGTTATTTAAACTGTTTGAAATAACTCCATCAACAGGCGAGATACTTGTAAAAGGTCCGATAGACTATGAGCACAAGGATAAatatgaaattgaaatacaggCAGCAGATAAAGGTCTCGCTCCTCTAACAACTGAAAAAAGTGTGGTTATTAAGATAGTTGACCTTAATGATAATGCACCCCAGATTGAAGTCACCTCGTTTTCAAGCTCCATCCCCGAAGATTCCAGACCAGGCACTACAATTGCCCTTATCAGTGTTAATGACTTGGACTCTGGTCTCAATGGAAAAGTTAGTTGCTTTTTGCTTGAGGATGTTCCTTTTATGTTATCGCCATCGTTACAAgacaaaatgtattcattagTAACGAAAATGCCTCTGGATAAAGAGAAACAATCACATTACGTTCTAACGATAATTGCAAAGGATTCTGGCCAACCAGCGTTATCATCTGAAAACACGATACATGTTGTTGTATCAGATGTAAATGACAACAGTCCAGAGTTTTCACTGACTCCATATACTTTCTATGTCACTGAAGCTAATGAGCCAGGTacctctgtgttttctgttaaAGCTTTTGATCGTGATGAGAACGACAACGCACTTGTTTCCTATCATATTCTCAGAGACTCAAGCGCTGATAAATTAACTTCATTTCTCAACATAAACTCTGAAACTGGAGATATTTTGGCACTAAAAAGTTTTGACTTTGAAACACTGAAGACTTTCCAGTTCCAAGTTGTTGCCACAGATTCTGGAACTCCGTCACTAAGCAGCAACGTCACAGTGAACGTGTTCATTCTGGATCAGAACGACAACGCTCCAGTCATCCTGTATCCAGTCAGCTCTAACGGTTCTGCTGAAGGTGTGGAGGAGATTCCCCGCAATGTGAACGCAGGACACTTGGTGACTAAAGTCAGAGCCTATGACGCTGATATAGGATATAACGGCTGGTTActgttttcactgcaggacgTTACTGACCACAGTCTCTTTGGTTTGGACCGCTATACAGGACAGATCAGAACACTTCGCTCATTCACAGAGACAGACGAGGCTGAGCATAAACTGGTCATACTGGTGAAAGACAATGGGAACGTTTCGCTCTCAGCAACAGCTACTGTGCTTGTCAAAGTTGTGGAGCCCAAAGAGGCTTTTGCTGCTTCTGATATTAAAAGTGCAACaaaggatgaggaggagaataATGTGACTTTTTACCTGATGATAACTTTGGGCTCagtttcaacactttttctcaTCAGTATCATCGTGCTGATTGCAATGCAGTGCTCCAAAACCACAGActatacttctaaatatctacaagAGACTAATTATGATGGGACACTGTGTCACAGCATCCAGTACAGATCTGGAGACAAACGGTACATGCTAGTAGGACCCAGAATGAGTATAGGATCTACTATAGTCCCGGGCAGCCATGCAAATACACTAGTGCTCCCTGACAGGAGAGGGACATCTGGAGAGGTAAGAGCTTTTTAAGGGCAAAATGTGGATAACTAACTGTATTGTTTGTTTACTAAACATATCAACGATGCCTCATGGGTAATGTTTTTAGATAGCATGGCACTGAATTTGTTGGCTTCCCTGGTTCCCTGACAATTGTGACCTCATGtcctttttaggatttttttataGAGGTAATTAAGGTTGacataaacaaatgaaatacaattttatttattattatggtGGTCAATACCTTTATCAACTATATCATAACAATTCGGACTTCATAGCTGGTTTGACATTCTGAAATTTTTCTTGGGCAATGATATAAACAATGCTCTTTGCTCCTTTATTTTGCTCcagtatttttaattgttttaggTTGAGTTCGTATCTTATCTAATTATACCTTCCacaaccttttttcatttcttaatctagattaataatataaaattgCGGAGGAGCAAATGAAAGATGGCCTATTTCCGATTGGTGTGTGTGCTTCGTCAATATACTCAGCAATGAACGGCACATGGCGAAAGAGTAAACTATACCATACCGTAGAGTTGCAACTACTGCATGGTAATGTGGAAAAACTTACTTAAGTTGACTCAGTACGACAAGAGAACCTGAAAACAAATGTGATAACGTCTTAATCGAAGAGGTCCTGTATACTGAACTGCAAAACTTCACTATCCCTGTCCTAGGTGCTGAAAGTGTTTGGCTTCGTTTTCCGGTCTGAAAACCAAACTAACAATGATCTAATGTGCAGTACATCCTTCACATTTCTGCAGTGAGAAATAAGGTCGCATGGTGTCAGTGTAATGTAAAAAGTCAGCGTTGCATGGGCTTATCGCCATTGGTTTTTGGTTCCACCTCCTGAAAACATTCTCACTTCGCTACCAGCAGGATCGTTCCTGTGCCTATATTGTGTAAATTGTCGGTTTGCCTGAATATCTGGATATATGGGAAGTGAattaatatgtgtatatatagcaAAGTGTTGAAGTCCGCATTTACAAAGTAGTTATTATCCTTGTGATGGATTACTGAGGAGTTCGTGTTTAACCATGGAACAAAGAAGATGCGAGCCACGAAGGGTATATCCGCGAGGATATTTGTTCGGCTGCGTGGTTGCTGTGGTTCTGTGGAGCGTGGCCTCGGCGCAATTAAGATACTCCATCTCTGAGGAAGTAAACGAAGGAACTGTGGTTGGAAATATAGCAAAAGATCTGGGAATAGATAAAAGCACGCTGAACGACAGGAAGTATCGGATTGTTTCTAGTAATGCGGATCCCCTTTTCCATGTAAATCAGAATGATGGTGTCCTGTATGTGAGCCGACAAATTGACAGGGAAGAGGTGTGCGCGCATAGCAGTACATGTTTAATAAATCTGAAAACCGTGTTAGAAAACCCACTGGAGGTTCATTATGTTAGAATCGAAGTTCTGGATATAAATGACCATTCCCCTAATTttccagaaagagagacaatatTAGAGATTTCAGAGTCCGTGTTGCCCGGAGCACGGTTTCAGCTAAAACCTTCACGGGATCGAGACAGCGGTCATTTCTCTGTGCAGCAATATAAACTCAGCCAAAACGATCACTTCCGTTTGGAAGTTAAGGATAAGGGAGACGATGGTAAAATACCTATATTGGTTGTTCAAAAATCTTTAGATAGAGAAACTGCAGTAAGCCACTCATTAGTGCTGACTGCATTGGATGGAGGGAAACCTCCGAAATCTGGCGAGATGAATATTCTAGTAAATGTTTTAGATGTAAATGATAACGTGCCTGCTTTCTCTAAAGATGTTTATTCTGTGATGCTCGATGAAAACGCTCCAGTAGGTACAACAGTCATACAAGTGAATGCAACTGATTTAGATGAAGGACCGAACGGAGAAATAGTTTACTCATTCAGCAAGAGTATGAATCAGAATACGTTAAATATTTTTGATATCAATCCATCAACAGGTGAAATAACTGTTAAAGGTTTGGTAGATTATGAGGAGAAGGACAGATATGAAATTGAAATTCAGGCATCAGATAAAGGTCTGGCTCCTCTTACGACAGAAAAAAGCgtcattattaaaatagttgacGTTAATGATAATGTGCCTGAAATTGAAGTCACATCGTTTTCAAGCTCAATACCGGAAGATTCCAGACCAGGAACTACGGTTGCCCTTATCAGTGTTAATGACTTGGACTCTGGTCTCAATGGAAAAGTTATTTGCGCTGTAAATGAGGATGATCCTTTTATATTATCACCATCGCAACAAGACAAAATGTATTCACTAGTAACAAAATCGCCTCTGGACAGGAGATAAACAGTCAATTCAATATATATCTGAAAACGGAAAAGgggcccgggggggggggggggggggggggggggaagggaaggccccccccttttttttttttgatgaaacGACAATGCACTTGTTTCCTATCATATTCTCAGAGATAGAAGTAAAGAAAATGAAGTGACTTCATTTCTCAACATAAACTCTGAAACTGGAGACATTTTGGCGCTAAAAAGTTTTGACTTTGAAACACTGAAAACATTCCAGTTCCAAGTTGTTGCCACAGATTCTGGAACTCCGTCACTAAGCAGCAACGTCACAGTGAACGTGTTCATTCTGGATCAGAACGACAACGCTCCAGTCATCCTGTATCCAGTCAGCTCTAACGGTTCTGCTGAAGGTGTGGAGGAGATTCCCCGCAATGTGAACGCAGGACACTTGGTGACTAAAGTCAGAGCCTATGACGCTGATATAGGATATAACGGCTGGTTActgttttcactgcaggacgTTACTGACCACAGTCTCTTTGGTTTGGACCGCTATACAGGACAGATCAGAACACTTCGCTCATTCACAGAGACAGACGAGGCTGAGCATAAACTGGTCATACTGGTGAAAGACAATGGGAACGTTTCACTCTCAGCAACAGCTACTGTGCTTGTCAAAGTTGTGGAGCCCAAAGAGGCTTTTGCTGCTTCTGATGTTAAAAGTGCAACaaaggatgaggaggagaataATGTGACTTTTTACCTGATGATAACTTTGGGCTCagtttcaacactttttctcaTCAGTATCATCGTGCTGATTGCAATGCAGTGCTCCAAAACCACAGActatacttctaaatatctacaagAGACTAATTATGATGGGACACTGTGTCACAGCATCCAGTACAGATCTGGAGACAAACGGTACATGCTAGTAGGACCCAGAATGAGTATAGGATCTACTATAGTCCCGGGCAGCCACGCGAATACACTAGTGCTCCCTGACAGGAGAGGGACATCTGGAGAGGTAAGACATtataagatttttttgtttttcctaaaTAGTTATTCTATTGAAAATTAAGCTAGGCTAGGATGATATAACCAGAGAAAGAGCATTTTATATAACAATTCTGGACGTCGCTTGGTTTGTCACTAGTTTGAAAAACCCAATCAATAACCTTCAAAAATGCTTTTGCGCACTGTCTGCATTTTCTCTTGGACGAGCGATGAACACTTGTGGATTGTTTTTTCAATGTCGTTTTTTACAAAGTTTACAACTCGGTTTATCATCACTTAATTGCCTACTGTCTTTGCTGCTTTTAATATAGGCCTGttcgtttttttaaactttgggtATATTTCTTAGCTGATGTATGTTACAATTCTGTTCATGTTATTCGTGCGTAATGACATGAGGTGAACGCGAACAATGAGAGCGAACTGGTTTCAGTCACACGACTGCGCtgcatcagaatcagaatcagctttactGGCTAAGTAAGTCTGAACACATTCAATAAATTTGACCCCGTCTTTTTGTTGCTCTAaaagtactgtacatacaccATACCCAATCATAGACATAATAACACCTGT from Perca fluviatilis chromosome 10, GENO_Pfluv_1.0, whole genome shotgun sequence includes the following:
- the LOC120567189 gene encoding protocadherin alpha-8-like isoform X8 — protein: MTMEQRKCKPGRVIRRWLCFVVVVLLWSVASAQIRYSISEEVNEGTAVGNVAKDLGLDKSTLKDRKYRIVSSATDPLFHVHQNDGILYVSRQIDREEVCERSSTCLLNLKTVLENPLEVHYIGVEILDVNDHSPSFPDEEKKLEMSESVLSGTRFQLQAARDPDSGHFSVQQYKLSTNDHFRLEVKDKGEDGKIPILIVQKSLDRESAGCHSLVLTALDGGKPPKSGEMNILVKVLDVNDNAPVFSKDVYSVMLDENAPVGTTVIQVNATDLDDGPNGEVVYSFSNSVNNRLFKLFEITPSTGEILVKGPIDYEHKDKYEIEIQAADKGLAPLTTEKSVVIKIVDLNDNAPQIEVTSFSSSIPEDSRPGTTIALISVNDLDSGLNGKVSCFLLEDVPFMLSPSLQDKMYSLVTKMPLDKEKQSHYVLTIIAKDSGQPALSSENTIHVVVSDVNDNSPEFSLTPYTFYVTEANEPGTSVFSVKAFDRDENDNALVSYHILRDSSADKLTSFLNINSETGDILALKSFDFETLKTFQFQVVATDSGTPSLSSNVTVNVFILDQNDNAPVILYPVSSNGSAEGVEEIPRNVNAGHLVTKVRAYDADIGYNGWLLFSLQDVTDHSLFGLDRYTGQIRTLRSFTETDEAEHKLVILVKDNGNVSLSATATVLVKVVEPKEAFAASDIKSATKDEEENNVTFYLMITLGSVSTLFLISIIVLIAMQCSKTTDYTSKYLQETNYDGTLCHSIQYRSGDKRYMLVGPRMSIGSTIVPGSHANTLVLPDRRGTSGEPKGPGADWRYSASLRAGGVMQSSVHMEESSVMQGAQGVLVQNWPTASSAADAEGGEVSPPMGAGVDSNSWHFRYGPGGPGAPPQHLKPGEVPPEAFIIPGSPAIISIRQNQGGEDDKSDFITFGKKEEAKKKKKKKKEKKDKKDKGKDDGDE
- the LOC120567236 gene encoding protocadherin alpha-8-like, yielding MEQRGRKAWRELQFWFAFMLILDIIWSGASAQIRYSVSEEVQDETVVGNIAKDLGLDKSTLKDRGYRIVAGSTEPLFQVNQDNGILYVKRRIDREEVCERTSPCLINLKTVLENPLEIHYVAVEILDINDHSPVFPEKEKRLEISESALPGARFQLQAARDPDVSQFSIQQYRLSHNEYFRLEVKDRGEDRKVPFLVLQKQLDRETVGRLKLHLTAVDGGKPVKSGAIEIIVDVLDVNDNSPVFTKEFYSATLKENVPVGTVVIQVNATDLDEGANSEIIYSFGNEVDTKLMDVFSIDENTGEIKVTGKIDFEESKSYEIDIQASDKGPVPLTTDKSVMINIIDVNDNAPEIEVTSFSSSIKEDSKIGTTVALISVSDLDSGINGKVICTIREEVPFTLSPSLQENMYAVVTRSQLDRENVSQFDVTIIAKDTGDPLFSTEKTISVVVSDVNDNSPEFSSRPYVFYITENNSPGATVFSVKASDRDESDNALISYHIFRETSGDNTLISLLNINSETGDILALKSFDFETLKTFQFQVVASDSGTPSLSSNVTVNVFILDQNDNAPVILYPVSSNGSAEGVEEIPRNVNAGHLVTKVRAYDADIGYNGWLLFSLQDVTDHSLFGLDRYTGQIRTLRSFTETDEAEHKLVILVKDNGNVSLSATATVLVKVVEPKEAFAASDVKSATKDEEENNVTFYLMITLGSVSTLFLISIIVLIAMQCSKTTDYTSKYLQETNYDGTLCHSIQYRSGDKRYMLVGPRMSIGSTIVPGSHANTLVLPDRRGASGERSEQM